In Tistrella mobilis, one DNA window encodes the following:
- a CDS encoding tetratricopeptide repeat protein, with translation MTAQTAPAPASEPAGAGLHPLLPALLADDWEKVDAELPALLDLLFSRSAGEAWHKAGTFKNHLLDVYRTLALWDQPRDVRVLGLFHSVYSNEFVALKLFDASAKRAELAAAVGEEAERLIHTFCVMPRTRFVQKLTEIDAIPAGGLDLEKSDGSMLHLSQKDAAIFAIVSIADLTEQWHSWVDDVFQGFPWQTRQPVKENWAASLWPGQLMPSNEAWSLASRMARPLRDLPADLGLPVPPVFDRCRRILTQADEMAAVALYWQVVTRAHAISTPVAAVSLLKTAIAHNPDIAEPHLVLAQIALTQGDYDTAATHARIGLDILSAWGTAWDKRIAWSGWVAWARVLLQAGRTRSWPETLGGMIALGMVS, from the coding sequence ATGACCGCCCAGACTGCCCCCGCCCCTGCTTCTGAACCGGCCGGCGCCGGGCTCCACCCGCTGCTGCCGGCCCTTCTGGCCGACGACTGGGAGAAGGTGGATGCCGAGCTGCCCGCCCTGCTCGACCTTCTGTTCTCGCGCAGCGCCGGCGAGGCCTGGCACAAGGCCGGCACCTTCAAAAACCACCTGCTGGACGTCTATCGCACCCTGGCCCTTTGGGACCAGCCGCGTGATGTGCGGGTGCTGGGCCTGTTCCACAGCGTCTATTCCAATGAGTTCGTCGCCCTGAAGCTGTTCGATGCCTCGGCCAAACGGGCCGAGCTGGCGGCCGCGGTGGGGGAGGAGGCCGAGCGGCTGATCCACACCTTCTGCGTGATGCCCCGCACCCGCTTCGTGCAGAAGCTGACCGAGATCGATGCCATCCCGGCCGGGGGGCTCGATCTTGAAAAATCAGACGGCAGCATGCTGCATCTGTCGCAGAAGGACGCAGCGATCTTCGCGATCGTCTCGATCGCCGATCTGACCGAACAGTGGCACAGCTGGGTGGACGACGTGTTCCAGGGCTTCCCCTGGCAGACCCGTCAGCCGGTGAAAGAAAACTGGGCCGCCTCGCTCTGGCCCGGCCAGCTGATGCCGAGCAACGAGGCCTGGAGCCTGGCCTCGCGCATGGCCCGGCCGCTGCGCGACCTGCCGGCCGATCTGGGCCTGCCGGTGCCGCCGGTCTTCGACCGCTGCCGCCGCATCCTGACCCAGGCCGACGAAATGGCGGCGGTCGCGCTCTACTGGCAGGTCGTCACCCGCGCCCATGCGATCTCCACCCCGGTCGCGGCGGTTTCCCTGCTGAAAACCGCCATCGCACACAATCCCGACATCGCAGAACCGCATCTGGTTCTGGCGCAGATCGCGCTGACCCAGGGCGATTACGACACCGCCGCCACCCATGCCCGCATCGGGCTCGACATCCTGTCGGCCTGGGGCACGGCCTGGGACAAGCGCATCGCCTGGTCGGGCTGGGTGGCCTGGGCGCGGGTGCTGCTGCAGGCCGGCCGCACGCGCAGCTGGCCCGAAACTCTGGGCGGCATGATCGCCCTCGGCATGGTGAGCTGA
- a CDS encoding nucleotidyltransferase family protein, with translation MDGEEGGMDTLERRLITIVTASPAHLSILGEVAACGLSDCWIAAGFVRDLVWDHLHGRPPELPRNDIDVIWFDALRPHREQDKALEAQLSAMRPDVRWSVDNQARMHLRNDDPPYASAVDAMRHWPETATAVAVQLAPDGQLRVAAPHGLEDLFAIIARPTPAFMAPARHAVHLQRVKDKGWRDRWPLLRLAGDQPAACVPLN, from the coding sequence ATGGATGGAGAGGAGGGCGGCATGGACACGCTGGAACGACGCCTGATCACCATTGTAACCGCATCCCCCGCCCATCTGTCGATCCTGGGGGAGGTTGCCGCATGTGGCCTCTCCGATTGCTGGATTGCGGCCGGATTCGTGCGTGATCTGGTGTGGGACCATCTGCACGGCCGACCTCCGGAATTGCCCCGCAACGATATCGATGTGATCTGGTTCGATGCACTGCGGCCGCATCGCGAACAGGACAAGGCGCTGGAGGCACAATTATCCGCGATGCGACCGGATGTGCGGTGGTCGGTCGATAATCAGGCGCGTATGCATCTGCGCAATGACGACCCGCCCTATGCCTCGGCGGTGGATGCGATGCGCCATTGGCCCGAGACGGCGACCGCCGTTGCGGTGCAACTGGCACCCGATGGGCAGCTGCGTGTGGCGGCGCCGCATGGGCTGGAGGATCTGTTCGCGATCATCGCCCGCCCGACCCCGGCCTTCATGGCACCCGCACGCCATGCGGTTCATCTTCAGCGGGTGAAGGACAAGGGCTGGCGCGACCGCTGGCCGCTGTTGCGGCTGGCAGGTGACCAGCCGGCGGCTTGCGTGCCGCTGAATTGA
- a CDS encoding MFS transporter codes for MARPETIDVTAAIERARFGRFQFAITALCALIALLDGFDTQAIAYVAPVIAEDWQMSMASFGPIFGAGLAGLTVGAFVLSPAADRFGRKSVILVSMAIFGVFSLITAWAGTMNELLLYRFLTGLGLGGAMPNIIALTSEYAPARLRATLVTVMFCGFPLGSTIGGVLSAPMIAAFGWHSVFILGGIAPLVVLVLLIVMLPESVRYLVARGAPAEKIDRIMRRLDPAIAAGGPRSYVLNEPKAKGFPVRKLFEDGRARVTLLLWVAFFMNLLVMYFLVNWLPSLLRGAGLPLQIAILSTAILNFGGVVGAITLGRMIDRLNPHLVLGSAYAASAGFIALVALGASDLWILMPATFLAGYGVVGAQIGMNALTAGVYPTAIRSTGVGWALGVGRIGSIIGPVAGGLLIGAGWSTEWVVMAAVVPALLASAAVFALRRHGHAGAPAAAPTLAH; via the coding sequence ATGGCCCGGCCAGAGACCATAGACGTGACCGCGGCGATCGAACGCGCCCGGTTCGGCAGGTTCCAGTTCGCAATTACGGCACTTTGTGCGCTGATCGCACTACTCGACGGTTTCGACACCCAGGCGATCGCCTATGTCGCGCCGGTCATCGCCGAAGACTGGCAGATGAGCATGGCCAGTTTCGGGCCGATCTTCGGCGCCGGCCTTGCCGGCCTGACCGTCGGTGCCTTCGTGCTCAGCCCCGCTGCCGACCGTTTCGGGCGCAAGAGCGTGATCCTGGTCTCGATGGCGATTTTCGGCGTGTTTTCGCTGATCACCGCCTGGGCCGGCACGATGAACGAGCTGCTGCTCTATCGCTTCCTGACCGGTCTGGGCCTGGGCGGGGCGATGCCCAACATCATCGCGCTGACCTCGGAATATGCCCCGGCGCGGCTGCGCGCCACGCTGGTGACGGTGATGTTCTGCGGCTTTCCGCTGGGCTCCACCATCGGCGGCGTGCTCTCGGCGCCGATGATCGCCGCCTTCGGCTGGCATTCGGTGTTCATCCTGGGCGGCATCGCGCCGCTGGTGGTACTAGTGCTGCTGATCGTGATGCTGCCGGAATCGGTGCGCTATCTGGTTGCGCGCGGGGCACCGGCCGAGAAGATCGACCGGATCATGCGCCGGCTCGACCCCGCGATCGCGGCCGGCGGCCCCCGGAGCTATGTGCTGAACGAGCCGAAAGCCAAGGGCTTTCCGGTCCGCAAGCTGTTCGAAGACGGTCGCGCCCGGGTGACCCTGCTGCTCTGGGTCGCCTTCTTCATGAACCTGCTGGTGATGTATTTCCTGGTGAACTGGCTGCCTTCGCTGCTGCGCGGCGCCGGGCTGCCGCTCCAGATCGCCATTCTGTCGACCGCGATCCTGAATTTCGGCGGCGTGGTCGGCGCCATCACCCTCGGTCGGATGATCGACCGGCTGAACCCGCATCTGGTGCTGGGCTCGGCCTATGCCGCCTCGGCCGGCTTCATCGCGCTGGTCGCACTCGGTGCCTCGGATCTCTGGATCCTGATGCCGGCCACCTTCCTGGCGGGCTATGGCGTGGTCGGCGCGCAGATCGGCATGAACGCGCTGACGGCCGGCGTCTACCCGACCGCGATCCGCTCCACCGGTGTCGGCTGGGCGCTGGGGGTCGGCCGGATCGGCTCGATCATCGGCCCGGTGGCCGGCGGCCTGCTGATCGGCGCGGGCTGGAGCACCGAATGGGTGGTGATGGCCGCCGTGGTGCCGGCCCTGCTCGCCTCGGCTGCCGTCTTCGCACTGCGCCGGCATGGCCATGCAGGCGCACCGGCGGCGGCACCGACGCTGGCGCATTGA
- a CDS encoding sulfotransferase domain-containing protein, whose amino-acid sequence MTAALVLIASYPKSGNTWTRLVLDHVIRRARAPISINDIETGLYVQRRMIFDRFAPVEASDLTVTEIDRYWPEVFRSLAMAQPADEPLVLKTHEAARRTDAGAWLYPPEIVRGVIHLVRHPFDVAASYAHHRGWTIDDTIRALLDPAHRIGGDMDRLQLPMPETVGSWAGHTASWTAEDLPWPVISLRYEDLRADATAGFTRAAALAGLTEDTGLVARAVGFCRFDRLQAEERRAGFRERPGRSPAFFRAGRSGIGWPDADPALLRELADRSAEMMRCFGYRADGGWEG is encoded by the coding sequence GTGACGGCCGCGCTGGTGCTGATTGCGAGCTATCCCAAATCCGGCAACACCTGGACGAGGCTGGTGCTGGATCATGTGATCCGCCGCGCCCGGGCGCCGATCTCGATCAACGACATCGAAACCGGCCTTTATGTGCAGCGCCGGATGATTTTCGACCGGTTCGCACCGGTCGAAGCATCGGATCTGACCGTCACCGAAATCGACCGCTACTGGCCCGAGGTGTTTCGGAGCCTGGCGATGGCACAGCCGGCGGATGAGCCGCTGGTTCTGAAGACCCATGAGGCGGCCCGGCGCACGGATGCCGGCGCCTGGCTCTATCCGCCCGAGATCGTGCGCGGTGTCATCCATCTGGTGCGGCATCCCTTCGATGTGGCGGCATCCTATGCCCATCATCGGGGCTGGACGATCGACGACACCATTCGCGCGCTGCTGGACCCGGCACACCGCATCGGCGGAGACATGGACCGGCTGCAGCTGCCGATGCCTGAAACCGTCGGCAGCTGGGCCGGCCATACGGCGTCGTGGACCGCGGAGGATCTGCCCTGGCCGGTGATCAGCCTGCGATACGAGGATCTGCGCGCGGATGCGACCGCCGGCTTCACCCGGGCTGCCGCGCTGGCCGGGTTGACGGAAGATACCGGGCTGGTCGCACGGGCGGTCGGGTTCTGCCGCTTCGACCGCCTGCAGGCAGAGGAACGGCGTGCGGGTTTTCGCGAACGCCCCGGCAGGTCACCGGCGTTCTTCCGGGCCGGACGGAGCGGCATCGGCTGGCCGGACGCAGATCCGGCGCTGCTGCGGGAGCTGGCGGACCGGTCGGCGGAGATGATGCGGTGCTTCGGCTATCGGGCCGATGGCGGGTGGGAGGGTTGA
- a CDS encoding sulfotransferase domain-containing protein — protein MTAKMVVIASYPRSGNTWTRLVLDHVCRRATAPISINDIDNGFYNLRRMIFDGFAPIDAANLTAAEIDRYWPDVLRGFAATQPDTSPLIIKTHETARRTEMGDWLYPPEIMQGVIHLVRHPFDVAASYAPHLGWTIDRTIRAMLDSDHHLDRAADRMHVATAERVGSWAGHAASWTADDLPWPVISLRYEDLRADPIAGFTRAAAVAGLADDAGLIARAVDFSRFDRLQAEEREAGFRERPATSPAFFRAGRSGIGWQDADPALLRELADRSAEMMQRFDYRADGGWEG, from the coding sequence ATGACCGCGAAGATGGTGGTGATCGCAAGCTATCCGCGATCGGGCAATACCTGGACCCGGCTGGTGCTGGACCATGTCTGCCGTCGCGCCACGGCGCCGATTTCGATCAACGATATCGATAACGGTTTCTACAATCTGCGCCGGATGATCTTCGACGGCTTCGCACCGATCGATGCGGCGAATCTGACCGCGGCCGAAATCGATCGCTACTGGCCGGACGTGCTGCGCGGCTTCGCGGCGACACAACCCGACACATCGCCACTGATCATCAAGACCCATGAAACGGCGCGGCGCACCGAGATGGGCGACTGGCTGTATCCGCCCGAGATCATGCAGGGCGTGATCCACCTGGTGCGCCATCCCTTCGATGTGGCGGCATCCTATGCGCCGCATCTGGGCTGGACGATCGACCGGACGATCCGCGCCATGTTGGATTCAGACCATCACCTCGACCGGGCCGCCGACCGCATGCATGTGGCGACCGCGGAACGCGTCGGCAGCTGGGCCGGCCATGCGGCGTCGTGGACCGCCGATGATCTGCCCTGGCCGGTGATCAGCCTGCGATACGAGGATCTGCGCGCCGACCCGATCGCCGGTTTCACCCGCGCCGCGGCGGTGGCCGGGCTGGCGGACGATGCCGGACTGATCGCACGGGCGGTGGATTTCAGCCGCTTCGACCGCCTGCAGGCCGAGGAACGTGAAGCCGGCTTCCGCGAACGGCCGGCCACCTCGCCGGCCTTTTTCCGCGCGGGACGGAGCGGCATCGGCTGGCAGGACGCAGATCCGGCGCTGCTGCGGGAGCTGGCGGACCGGTCGGCGGAGATGATGCAGCGCTTCGACTATCGGGCTGATGGCGGATGGGAGGGCTGA
- a CDS encoding AMP-binding protein: protein MSELTMSYVCGTSDVPLRYETIGTALARTAETWPEGDALVVVHQNIRWSWAEFDRRVTDLAAGLIGLGLEPGDRIGIWSPNRVEWVLIQFATARAGLILVNINPAYRTFELEHALKLSGCRALVLAETFKTSRYVDMLLEVVPEFAEAGGRSARLPDLEFVIPLGESRGAMIGFETLTGFADAAARAKLDAIIPTLRPDDPINIQFTSGTTGSPKGATLTHNNILNNGLFVGRIMGFTEADRLCIPVPLYHCFGMVLSVLACITHGATMVFPSEAFEPRATLEAVQAERCTALHGVPTMFITELALPDFKSFDLSTLRTGIMAGAPCPIETMREVIAKMNMREVTICYGMTETSPVSFQTRADADLETRTETVGTIHPFVEVRIVDGDDRVVPVGTVGELHTRGYSVMAGYWNDEARTRDAIAPGGWMRTGDLGVIDERGRCRIVGRSKDMILRGGENIYPVEIENFLITHPGILDVAVFGIADAKYGEQVCAWIRRADNPEGHSLTEAAVLGFCEGRIAHFKIPRRIRFVEEMPMTVTGKIQKFLMRQAEEEGAAI from the coding sequence ATGTCCGAGCTGACCATGAGCTATGTCTGCGGCACCAGCGATGTGCCGCTGCGCTACGAGACCATCGGCACCGCCCTTGCCCGCACGGCCGAAACCTGGCCCGAGGGGGACGCGCTGGTGGTGGTGCACCAGAATATCCGCTGGAGCTGGGCGGAGTTCGACCGCCGGGTCACCGACCTCGCCGCCGGGCTGATCGGGCTGGGGCTGGAGCCGGGCGACCGGATCGGCATCTGGTCGCCGAACCGGGTGGAATGGGTGCTGATTCAGTTCGCAACCGCACGCGCCGGACTGATCCTGGTCAACATCAACCCCGCCTACCGTACCTTCGAACTGGAGCATGCGCTGAAGCTGTCGGGCTGCCGGGCGCTGGTGCTGGCCGAGACCTTCAAGACCTCGCGCTATGTCGACATGCTGCTGGAGGTGGTGCCCGAATTCGCCGAGGCGGGCGGCCGTTCGGCACGCCTGCCGGATCTGGAATTCGTCATCCCGCTGGGCGAGAGCCGGGGCGCGATGATCGGCTTCGAGACGCTGACCGGCTTTGCCGATGCGGCGGCGCGGGCGAAGCTGGACGCGATCATCCCGACGCTCCGCCCCGATGACCCGATCAACATCCAGTTCACCAGCGGCACCACCGGATCGCCCAAAGGCGCCACGCTCACCCACAACAACATCCTGAACAACGGCCTCTTCGTCGGCCGGATCATGGGCTTCACCGAGGCCGACCGGCTGTGCATTCCGGTGCCGCTCTATCACTGCTTCGGCATGGTGCTGTCGGTTCTGGCCTGCATCACCCATGGCGCGACCATGGTCTTCCCCTCGGAAGCCTTCGAGCCGCGGGCGACGCTGGAAGCCGTGCAGGCCGAGCGCTGCACCGCCCTGCACGGCGTGCCGACCATGTTCATCACCGAACTGGCCCTGCCCGATTTCAAGAGCTTCGATCTCTCGACGCTGCGCACCGGCATCATGGCCGGCGCCCCCTGCCCGATCGAGACCATGCGCGAAGTCATCGCGAAGATGAACATGCGCGAGGTCACCATCTGCTATGGCATGACCGAAACCAGCCCGGTCAGCTTCCAGACCCGCGCCGATGCCGATCTTGAAACCCGCACCGAGACGGTGGGCACCATCCATCCCTTCGTCGAGGTCCGCATCGTCGACGGCGACGACCGGGTGGTGCCGGTCGGCACGGTGGGGGAGCTGCACACCCGCGGCTACAGCGTGATGGCCGGCTATTGGAACGACGAAGCCCGCACCCGCGACGCCATCGCCCCGGGCGGCTGGATGCGCACCGGCGATCTGGGCGTGATCGACGAACGCGGCCGCTGCCGCATCGTCGGCCGGTCGAAGGACATGATCCTGCGCGGCGGCGAGAACATCTACCCGGTCGAGATCGAAAACTTCCTGATCACCCATCCGGGCATTCTGGACGTCGCCGTGTTCGGCATTGCCGACGCCAAATACGGCGAACAGGTCTGCGCCTGGATCCGCCGCGCCGACAATCCCGAGGGCCACAGCCTGACCGAGGCCGCGGTGCTGGGCTTCTGCGAAGGCCGCATCGCCCATTTCAAGATCCCGCGCCGCATCCGCTTCGTGGAAGAAATGCCGATGACCGTCACCGGCAAGATCCAGAAATTCCTGATGCGCCAGGCCGAGGAAGAGGGGGCGGCGATCTGA
- a CDS encoding Hpr(Ser) kinase/phosphatase codes for MSSRDQTPMITIPELPDVDIRRVAALPEHLAGALPVNGFVEATPDRLLVRMPGIGRFLAEEGRRLLIAGEAGVSDADLDYFAVRTPLAGLIHQRGELPLHAACLMPPEGQAAVAISGVSGAGKSTLAAMLLGRGWRFVADEVVRVTLDAEGRPLAWPGTPVVALWPDAARMLGITPAALPMARPQHGRVLHQAIPMSGPVALGHVVLLDPYRAGDTDRLSGVDRLETLAAEVFRPRQVRAMGRQAAHMAMMTRLATQLQVWRLGVAHRPSPDELCDRLAERVAETGG; via the coding sequence ATGTCCAGCAGAGATCAGACGCCGATGATCACCATCCCGGAGCTTCCGGATGTGGACATCCGCCGCGTCGCGGCCCTTCCGGAACACCTGGCCGGGGCGCTGCCGGTGAACGGGTTCGTCGAGGCGACGCCCGACCGGTTGCTGGTCCGCATGCCCGGCATCGGCCGGTTTCTGGCCGAGGAGGGGCGGCGGCTTCTGATCGCCGGCGAGGCCGGGGTGTCCGACGCGGATCTGGACTATTTCGCCGTCCGCACCCCGCTTGCCGGGTTGATCCATCAGCGGGGGGAGTTGCCACTGCATGCGGCCTGTCTGATGCCGCCCGAGGGGCAGGCGGCGGTCGCCATCAGCGGTGTGTCGGGCGCCGGCAAGTCGACGCTGGCGGCAATGCTGCTGGGGCGCGGCTGGCGGTTCGTGGCCGACGAGGTGGTGCGGGTGACGCTGGACGCCGAGGGGCGGCCGCTTGCCTGGCCGGGCACGCCGGTCGTGGCACTCTGGCCGGATGCCGCGCGGATGCTGGGCATCACGCCCGCGGCGCTGCCCATGGCGCGGCCGCAGCATGGCAGGGTGTTGCACCAGGCGATACCGATGTCGGGGCCGGTGGCGCTGGGGCATGTGGTGCTGCTCGATCCGTACCGGGCCGGGGATACGGACAGGCTGAGCGGGGTCGATCGGCTGGAAACCCTGGCCGCCGAGGTGTTCCGCCCCCGGCAGGTGCGGGCGATGGGCCGGCAGGCAGCGCATATGGCGATGATGACACGGCTTGCAACACAGTTGCAGGTGTGGCGCCTGGGCGTTGCGCACAGACCGTCGCCAGACGAACTTTGCGACCGCCTGGCCGAACGGGTTGCGGAGACCGGGGGGTGA
- a CDS encoding Hpr(Ser) kinase/phosphatase — protein sequence MMTAPSDMSAFTLPDIPDLDIRRVDELPAHLDGATAVNAFVEAMPDRLLIRMPGIGRFLAEEGRRLLMAGAPGVSDDELAYFAIRTPLTAVIQQRGEVALHAACLVPPDGGPALAITGLSGAGKSLMAGHLLRRGWHFVADEVVRLTVDGDGRPMVWPGTPVLALWPDTARMLDLNPAELPRTRPGHSRVLWRTKSVPAPVVLGHVVLLNRGEEKDVVAAMAIDRIRILATESFRLRQLRAMGRQAAHMALISRVVARLRVLSLGAAKEPPPDQLCERVIAWMSEAGK from the coding sequence ATGATGACCGCCCCGTCCGACATGTCAGCCTTCACCCTCCCCGATATTCCCGATCTCGACATCCGGCGGGTGGACGAGTTGCCGGCACATCTGGACGGTGCCACCGCGGTGAACGCCTTCGTCGAGGCGATGCCCGACCGGCTGCTGATCCGCATGCCCGGTATCGGCCGGTTTCTGGCCGAAGAGGGCCGGCGGCTGCTGATGGCCGGCGCGCCAGGGGTGAGCGATGACGAGCTGGCCTATTTCGCCATCCGAACCCCCTTGACCGCGGTGATCCAGCAGCGCGGCGAGGTGGCGCTGCATGCGGCCTGTCTGGTTCCGCCCGATGGCGGACCGGCGCTGGCGATCACCGGCCTGTCGGGGGCCGGCAAGTCGCTGATGGCCGGGCATCTGTTGCGCCGCGGCTGGCATTTCGTGGCCGACGAGGTGGTGCGGCTGACCGTGGATGGTGACGGACGACCCATGGTCTGGCCCGGCACGCCGGTGCTGGCGCTCTGGCCGGATACGGCCCGGATGCTGGATCTGAACCCGGCGGAGCTGCCGCGGACACGGCCGGGCCACAGCCGGGTGTTGTGGCGAACCAAATCGGTGCCCGCACCGGTGGTACTCGGTCATGTGGTGCTGCTTAATCGCGGCGAGGAGAAGGACGTGGTTGCGGCGATGGCCATCGACCGGATCCGGATTCTGGCCACCGAATCTTTCCGGCTGCGCCAGCTGCGGGCGATGGGTCGGCAGGCCGCCCATATGGCGCTGATATCGCGGGTCGTCGCGCGGCTTCGGGTGCTGAGCCTGGGGGCGGCAAAGGAACCGCCGCCTGATCAGCTGTGCGAGCGGGTGATTGCCTGGATGTCGGAGGCCGGGAAATGA
- a CDS encoding glycosyltransferase family 17 protein, with the protein MRRIYDCFLFDGEFVMLAHRIAELDGVVDQHILVEGAQTMQGAPKPLAWAEARASRPDLAARIRHISLPRLGPADSSGWDREAFQRNAAVFALQDARPDDLVLILDVDEIPDPEVLRRLKRDGLEQPMRLGMTRHYEHPLRLGPRSPCCADPALPFATALPRLKPGHWEALDPMWFCAPGVVVRVMDILGDPARGLPPRSMQALRRGVHAAPVIPGAGRHFSYIDPAARPARKFRRFAHADLATNRTTDPHHLERCRSHGVHHKGWWYAEVPKGPVPADIGRLMTRLAEAGAPAEPAVGTGRLARGILRNHAARRSTSRYPDDRIAWIDRHFGRVLPLLLPVLALEAAGRRVRRLIMHREAAGAAPIGQSHHV; encoded by the coding sequence ATGCGCCGCATCTATGACTGCTTCCTGTTCGACGGCGAATTCGTCATGCTGGCGCATCGCATCGCGGAACTCGATGGCGTGGTCGACCAGCATATTCTGGTCGAGGGCGCGCAGACCATGCAGGGCGCGCCCAAGCCGCTCGCCTGGGCAGAGGCGCGGGCGTCGCGGCCGGATCTGGCCGCCCGCATCCGCCATATCAGCCTGCCCCGGCTTGGGCCGGCCGACAGTTCGGGCTGGGATCGCGAGGCCTTCCAGCGCAATGCGGCGGTGTTCGCGCTGCAAGACGCCCGCCCCGACGATCTGGTGCTGATCCTGGATGTGGACGAGATCCCCGACCCGGAGGTGCTGCGCCGGCTGAAACGCGACGGGCTGGAACAGCCGATGCGGCTGGGCATGACCCGCCATTACGAGCATCCGCTGCGCCTGGGGCCGCGTTCGCCCTGCTGCGCCGATCCGGCACTGCCTTTTGCCACGGCCCTGCCACGCCTGAAGCCGGGGCACTGGGAGGCGCTGGACCCGATGTGGTTCTGTGCGCCGGGCGTGGTCGTGCGGGTGATGGACATTCTGGGCGATCCGGCCCGCGGCCTGCCGCCGCGATCGATGCAGGCCCTGCGCCGGGGGGTGCATGCCGCACCGGTCATTCCGGGCGCCGGCCGGCATTTCTCGTATATCGATCCGGCGGCACGTCCGGCCCGAAAATTCCGCCGGTTCGCCCATGCCGATCTGGCGACAAACCGCACCACCGATCCGCACCATCTGGAGCGCTGCCGCAGCCATGGCGTGCATCACAAGGGCTGGTGGTATGCCGAGGTGCCGAAAGGGCCGGTGCCGGCGGATATCGGCCGGCTGATGACCCGCCTGGCCGAGGCGGGGGCGCCGGCAGAGCCGGCTGTCGGGACCGGCCGGCTGGCGCGCGGCATTTTGCGCAATCACGCCGCCCGGCGATCGACCAGCCGGTATCCGGATGACCGGATCGCCTGGATCGATCGCCATTTCGGCCGCGTGCTACCGCTTCTGCTGCCGGTTCTGGCGCTGGAGGCGGCAGGCCGACGGGTCCGACGGCTGATCATGCACCGCGAGGCGGCGGGGGCAGCGCCGATCGGGCAGTCACATCACGTCTGA